In Mycoplasmopsis synoviae ATCC 25204, the sequence TTTTTTCTTACTTTTCAATAGAATTTAATTTTATTGTTTTCATCACGATAAACATCAAATAAAAATGCAGAATCGCTATCTTTTATGCTATTTTCCATAACAATAAAATTAAGTGCGTTTTCTATAATTTCATCATCAGTTATATTTAATTCAGCAACTTTTTTTGCAATGTATTTGTTTTTAAGTAAGTTATTTTTTTCTTCTTTAATGATTTTCTGCTGATCCATAATTTTGTTTCCAATTGTTAAATTTCTTCTTTAATTATAATAAAAATAATTAACTAAAAAAATAAAAAAATCAAGTTAGACTTGAAATTTTTAAACTGCTTTTTTGAATTTAAAATAATTATTTTTTTCAGATATGTAAGTGTTTAGAGAAGTTTTATCTAAATCTGATTCTAAATAAGTTTTAATTACAAATTCTTCTGCCATTTCAAAATTTAAATAAGCTTCTTTTTTACAAATTTTTGTAATTAATTTATCAACTTCTAAATATCAAGATTCAACTTTATTAAACTTACGAAGTTTAGATGTTAAAAATAAAACTAAATTAATTATATGTTCATTAAAAATTTGACTTTTTCAAAATGAAATTTTATTTTTAAGTAAAGTATTTTTTTCTTCACTTAGTTTAATTCCATGTTGGAATTGAAGATAAAAATCAACTTTTTCTTTTTTGATTACTTCATATAAATTATTATTTTTTTCATTAGTTACTAAATTTAGGTTATAACTTGATGAATTTGAATTTAAATAAATGTTTTCATCCTCAAATGAGTAATTCTTCATTTGACTTTTAATGAATTCAATTTTGTTGTTTTTTAAGTTTTGATCAAGTTGGAATGAATAATCTTTGTATTGATCTAAAAAGTCAACTCATCCTGATGTTACATTTGTAAGTGATTTATCATTAAAATTAAAAGTTGAACTAGAAAGAAGTTGATTTGCTTTTTCAAAACCAAGAGCTTTTCTTAAGTATTTTGAATAAAGTGAATTATTTTTAAATCTTTCTTTAGTTTCAGGTTTATTTAATTTAATTATGATGCTGTATTCGTCATGTTTTTCAAAAACTTCAATTAAGTTAAAAACTTCAAGTTTTTTTCTTGCATCATGAATTTTTTCTGGTGTTTCAAATAAAAATAAACTTAAATCTCTATAGCTTATTGAATTAACATTATTTGGACTGCTTAATGCATCAAAAAAATGTGAATATAAAGAGATAGCAACGCTACCTATAATTGGAGAATAAAGTTTTCTAAGATTAACTAAATCATATTCACTTAAATCAGTTTCTGAATAGATTTTTAAATTATCGTATTTCAATGAATATTCTTTAGTTTGTTCCATAAAAAACCCTTTCTAAAATTAAGTCTTAATGATTATAAAAAACAAAATGGAAATGTTATAAACTTTTTTTCAAAAAATCTTAAAAAAATAAAATTATTTACAACTTATCCACAACTAAAATTCCATTATAATTTTTCAAATCTGTCCAATTATAAGAATTTAACGCGTCTAAAATTTTTAAAGCTTCAGAATCCACATTTCTTTTTTTACAAAATTTTATTCTAGTGTTTTCGTCGACTTTATGCACATAAATTTTGCTAATAAGACTGCAAAAATTAGCATGTTTTGAATTTAATGCCGGTATTTCGGCAAAATCAAATTTATTTTCTGATAAATATTTAAAAACTTCTAAATGAACTTGCTTTTCAAATTCTTCAAAAAGATCTTTATTTTCAGAAAATAACTTTTTAATTTTAAATTTATCAAGTTTATTTTTAGTTAATAAATCAAAATTAATTAATTTTTGTATTTTTTGGCAGAAATCTTTGTTTTCATATAAAGATTTAACAAATTCATCTGCGATAAATACTTTTTTGCCTTCTTGTTCTAGTTTTTTTAAAAATGTTGTTTTACCAGAACATACTTTTCCAACTACTGCAATCATCTTTTATCTAAAAGCATTTTCTTTGTTGTATTAAGTTCAAGCTCATCAAGAATTTTTTCAGAAGCTTTTAAATCTATATTTAATTTAAATAAATCTAAATTTTTAGGTAAAACTTCAACCTCATAATTTAACTTAGCAAGTTGATAGCAAAGCATTCCATTTTCTTTACCTTTTAATAAATTATTTTTAACTTTTTCACTTATTAATTTTGAATCTAAATTTTGATAAATGTTTTCAAAAGTTTTAAATTCGTTTAATAATTTAATAGCTGTTTTATCACCAATTCCTTTAATTCCTGGAAGGTTATCGCTAGAATCTCCTTTTAGTGCTTTAAAGTCAATTATTTGATCTGGATTAATTTGATATTTTTCAAAAAAATTTAAATATGTAACTTCTTCGTCTTTGAAAAATACTCTTGTATTTTTATTTACTAGCTGAAGCAAATCTTTATCTCTTGAAAAAATAAATTTTTCTAGTGATTCGAAATTCTTACAAAATGTTGCTATTAAATCATCAGCTTCATCACCTGTTGATTCATAGTAAAAAACTTTCATTTCTTTTAGAATTTCTTTAATTAAATCAAATTGAATAAATAGCTCTTGTGGAGCTTTAATTCTATTAGCTTTGTAGCCATCTAAAAGTTCGTGTCTTTTAGTTCTTTCTTTTGCGTCAAAGGCTATAAATAAATAATCTGGTTTATAAAAAACTAAGTATTTAACTAGCTGTTTTAAAAATAAAGTAATTGCATTTGTAGGAGTTCCATTACTTGTTCTTAAAATGACATTTATATCACCTCTATATGTTGCATAAAATGATTGAAACATTAAATAATTTCCATCAATAATTAAAGCTTTTTCCATTATAAACTCCATTTTTCTAATAGCAAGTATTTAAAGTTACTTCTTGATTTTTTAAGAGTAACTGTTACATTTATTTTTTTATTTAATAACTCTTTATTAAATATGCTTAGTGAATAATCACTTACAAATGCAAACTTAGAAACTTTACCATCATTTATTTTAACTTTTTTACTATTGGTATTTAACTTAACATCAAATTCTTCTAAGATAACGTTAAAATTTCTTGTTTCATTTTCATTAAGTGAATTAAGCGAGAATTCATTTTCAACTTTTGATTCATCGATAACACTTAAAGAAATTCCATAAGCTTTAGTTTCTAAATCCATTATTTCTTTATCTGAAATTTCAACTTCATCTAAGATATTTGGAAATTGTTCTTCTCTTGCAAAGTCTTCATATAAACTAATTCATTTTCCATCAGTTTGTTCGCTTTTATCTAAAGCCATAAAAGCTTTTTTAACTTTTTTGTTTATTAAATCAACAAAGTTACTTACGTCTTCTAATGAATTAATTAAAGTATTTATATTTCCAAAACTTCTAAAAATATTTGCATTAATTAAAAGTGACAGAGTTGCTTTTTTGATACCAATCATTCCTAGCCTAATTGCAGCATCAAAAAAATTTTTAAATTTACCAGCACGATTTCTTTCTTGAATTAATTTAGTTGCAGAGTTTTCTCCAAAACCTTTAATAGTTAAAAATGAAAGATAAAGATTATTATTTTCTTCAACTGTATTTAAACTTGAAATGTTAATATCAGCTGCATTTATTTTTATTTTTAGTTTAGTTGCTTCTTGAACATACTTTGAAGTATTTTCTTGCGAAGAAAATGAATTGTCAAGTAAAACTTTATAAAAAATAAAAGGATATCTAGATTTATAAAATGCAAGTTTTAAAGCAAGCACTGCATAAGCAACGGCATGCGATTTATTAAATCCATAATCAGCAAATTTTTCAATGTTGCTATAGATTCTATTTAATAGATCTGATGAAACATTATTTTTAGCTCCACCTTCAAAGAATTTAGTTTTATAGCTTTTAAGTTCTTGAGAATTTTTCTTCGATATTGCTCTTCTAAGTAAATCAGCTTCTGAAAACGAAAGACCAGCTACTTCTTGAGCGATTTGCATTATTTGTTCTTGGTAGACGATTATTCCAAAAGTAGGAGCTACTATCTTGTCGTAAATTGGATGAACTTTTTCAATTTGACTTGGATCTTTTTTATTTTTTCCATATATTGGAATGTATTGTGATGGTCCTGGTCTATATAAAGAAATAATCGCGTATATATCTTCAAAGCTATCTATTTTAACTTGTGAGATAGCTCTTTTCATTCCATCAGATTCAAGTTGAAAAATTCCTTCGGTTTTTAAATCATTAAGAATTGAAAAAGTTTTATGATCAATAAATTTATTTAAGTTTTGATTTATAACATTATCAAAATGAAGTTTAGGATTAATTAGATTTTCAATATTTTTAACAATGGTTAAATTTTTTAATCCTAAAAAATCTATTTTTATAAGCCCATATTTTTCTAAGTTTTCAAGGCTTAATTGAACTTGATTATATTTATCTAAAACTTTATTAATTGGAAAGTAATTTGTTATATCGTTATTTGCAATAACAATACCTGCAGCATGAACTCCAGTTTGCCGATATAGTCCTTCAATATAAGTTGCATATTCATGAAGGTTTTCGTATTTACTAACTATTGCTTTATATTTCGAATTTCTCTTATTGTATTCACTTTCTAAAGTTAAGTTTTTATCAAAGTCATTAATTGTTTTTGTAACTAAATTAACTTCAGAATTTGAAATCCCAAGCATTCTACCAACATCTTTAATTGCGCTTTTAGCGCCTAGTGTTGAAAAAGTAGTAATTAGAGCACATCTTTTTTGTCCGTATTTTTCAAAAATATAATCTAATACTTCACTTCTTCTATCGTCTTGAATATCGATATCTATATCAGGATAAGTAACTCTTTTGGTATTTAAAAATCTTTCAAAAAGCAGATCAAAATCTAAAGGGTTTACATCAGTTATTTCAAGCACGTATGCAACTAAAGAACCAGAAACGCTTCCTCTTCCTGGTCCTATACTTATTTTATTTTTTCTAGCTCATGATAATGCATCAGCTATTATTAAAAAATAATCAACAAAATTTTGTTCTTTAATAATTGAAAACTCATAATTAATTCTTTCAATTACTAAATCTTTATCGTAGTTTAATAGTAAATATTTAGTTCTTTCTGATGCTTTAATTTTGCTTTCGATTTCTTCCTTTGAATTACTTGAAAATTCAGGAAGCTTAATTTCTTTATCAATTTCTAATTCAAAACATTGATCAGCTAAATTTAATGTATTTTGATAAATTTTTTCATCTAAATCATTAAATTCTTCTTCGCTATAAAAATCGTCAAAGTTATTATTTTCTTTAAATTCTTCTCTAATTTTGTCAAGAATATTTAAGGTAAAGTTTTCAAATTTATCAATTATTTTTTTAACAGGCGCATAAACTACATTGTCTTTGTTTTCTAATTGAAATTTTGAATTATAAAAAAAGTTTGGAAGTTCAACTTCTAAGCTTTTTTTATTTTTTAAATAACCATTTGTATCTGAATCTATAACAAAAATATTTTCTGAATTTAAATCAGAAAGATTAATAGAATTATTGTTTGATTTTTGATAAATTAATTCGTTTATTAATTTATATCCTGCTAAATTTTTAGCTAAAATTATAACTTCAAGTTTATTATCTAATTCGAATTCACAACCTATTATTAATTTAAATTTATATTTTTCGCGAAACTCTAATAAATAAGGAAGTGCGTATAAATTTTCCTTATCTGTTATTGCTAAATATTCAATTTTTTGACTCTCAATTAAATTAAATAATTTATTTAATCTAATGGCAGAATTTAAAAAAGAAAATTCAGTTTTTAAATGTAAATAAATAGGTTTTTTGTTATTCATCTTGTGGTTATGTTGCTATTTCTTTTTTGTAAATTTAGGTTTTGTTAATTTTAAAATTAAAAATCCAGCTAGTAAAAATGCTATCGGGAATGCTAAAAA encodes:
- a CDS encoding nucleoside/nucleotide kinase family protein: MIAVVGKVCSGKTTFLKKLEQEGKKVFIADEFVKSLYENKDFCQKIQKLINFDLLTKNKLDKFKIKKLFSENKDLFEEFEKQVHLEVFKYLSENKFDFAEIPALNSKHANFCSLISKIYVHKVDENTRIKFCKKRNVDSEALKILDALNSYNWTDLKNYNGILVVDKL
- a CDS encoding replication initiation and membrane attachment family protein — encoded protein: MEQTKEYSLKYDNLKIYSETDLSEYDLVNLRKLYSPIIGSVAISLYSHFFDALSSPNNVNSISYRDLSLFLFETPEKIHDARKKLEVFNLIEVFEKHDEYSIIIKLNKPETKERFKNNSLYSKYLRKALGFEKANQLLSSSTFNFNDKSLTNVTSGWVDFLDQYKDYSFQLDQNLKNNKIEFIKSQMKNYSFEDENIYLNSNSSSYNLNLVTNEKNNNLYEVIKKEKVDFYLQFQHGIKLSEEKNTLLKNKISFWKSQIFNEHIINLVLFLTSKLRKFNKVESWYLEVDKLITKICKKEAYLNFEMAEEFVIKTYLESDLDKTSLNTYISEKNNYFKFKKAV
- a CDS encoding 5'-3' exonuclease, with amino-acid sequence MEKALIIDGNYLMFQSFYATYRGDINVILRTSNGTPTNAITLFLKQLVKYLVFYKPDYLFIAFDAKERTKRHELLDGYKANRIKAPQELFIQFDLIKEILKEMKVFYYESTGDEADDLIATFCKNFESLEKFIFSRDKDLLQLVNKNTRVFFKDEEVTYLNFFEKYQINPDQIIDFKALKGDSSDNLPGIKGIGDKTAIKLLNEFKTFENIYQNLDSKLISEKVKNNLLKGKENGMLCYQLAKLNYEVEVLPKNLDLFKLNIDLKASEKILDELELNTTKKMLLDKRWLQ
- the dnaE gene encoding DNA polymerase III subunit alpha; the encoded protein is MNNKKPIYLHLKTEFSFLNSAIRLNKLFNLIESQKIEYLAITDKENLYALPYLLEFREKYKFKLIIGCEFELDNKLEVIILAKNLAGYKLINELIYQKSNNNSINLSDLNSENIFVIDSDTNGYLKNKKSLEVELPNFFYNSKFQLENKDNVVYAPVKKIIDKFENFTLNILDKIREEFKENNNFDDFYSEEEFNDLDEKIYQNTLNLADQCFELEIDKEIKLPEFSSNSKEEIESKIKASERTKYLLLNYDKDLVIERINYEFSIIKEQNFVDYFLIIADALSWARKNKISIGPGRGSVSGSLVAYVLEITDVNPLDFDLLFERFLNTKRVTYPDIDIDIQDDRRSEVLDYIFEKYGQKRCALITTFSTLGAKSAIKDVGRMLGISNSEVNLVTKTINDFDKNLTLESEYNKRNSKYKAIVSKYENLHEYATYIEGLYRQTGVHAAGIVIANNDITNYFPINKVLDKYNQVQLSLENLEKYGLIKIDFLGLKNLTIVKNIENLINPKLHFDNVINQNLNKFIDHKTFSILNDLKTEGIFQLESDGMKRAISQVKIDSFEDIYAIISLYRPGPSQYIPIYGKNKKDPSQIEKVHPIYDKIVAPTFGIIVYQEQIMQIAQEVAGLSFSEADLLRRAISKKNSQELKSYKTKFFEGGAKNNVSSDLLNRIYSNIEKFADYGFNKSHAVAYAVLALKLAFYKSRYPFIFYKVLLDNSFSSQENTSKYVQEATKLKIKINAADINISSLNTVEENNNLYLSFLTIKGFGENSATKLIQERNRAGKFKNFFDAAIRLGMIGIKKATLSLLINANIFRSFGNINTLINSLEDVSNFVDLINKKVKKAFMALDKSEQTDGKWISLYEDFAREEQFPNILDEVEISDKEIMDLETKAYGISLSVIDESKVENEFSLNSLNENETRNFNVILEEFDVKLNTNSKKVKINDGKVSKFAFVSDYSLSIFNKELLNKKINVTVTLKKSRSNFKYLLLEKWSL